A region from the Thalassophryne amazonica chromosome 2, fThaAma1.1, whole genome shotgun sequence genome encodes:
- the mpc1 gene encoding mitochondrial pyruvate carrier 1, which translates to MAGTLVRKAVDHLKSKEFRDYLMSTHFWGPVANWGLPVAAITDMKKSPEIISGRMTFALCCYSVLFMRFAYKVQPRNWLLFACHMTNETAQLIQGGRLIKYNMEKKMAKS; encoded by the exons ATGGCGGGGACTCTTGTACGGAAAGCTGTTGACCACCTAAAGAGCAAAGAATTCAGAGATTATTTGATGAG CACG CACTTCTGGGGGCCAGTAGCAAACTGGGGTCTTCCTGTGGCAGCCATTACAGATATGAAGAAGAGCCCTGAGATCATCAGCGGCAGGATGACCTTCG CTCTGTGCTGCTATTCAGTGCTCTTCATGCGGTTTGCCTACAAGGTGCAGCCACGAAACTGGTTACTGTTTGCCTGCCATATGACCAATGAGACGGCACAGCTGATCCAGGGAGGTCGTCTCATCAAATACAA CATGGAGAAGAAGATGGCCAAGTCTTAG